In a genomic window of Epinephelus fuscoguttatus linkage group LG23, E.fuscoguttatus.final_Chr_v1:
- the LOC125884282 gene encoding DNA N6-methyl adenine demethylase-like → MTALQSTRREKRSRVTQAKRVDHTGPAVSEGEVMSGMTSGVCVESDLSSMLQRSSAPSHHHPNHHGYGGQGQVSSLAPMLDYTTEMDRYRSSIASFYKTNVNMNMNVTNFPQSAKLAARLAAAAPIFPPAARLGAMATAPWGCHDNMNMNVNMNHPAAMFWGRPKPAPTHHHHHHPHHHPSATPGHMTSSHPHSTSMHQGGGGSGGGGGGGGGGEGGGAEKHGHTASSLPVTQGTAHHHPMTPNNGNFLPGYGGGADCGVMNKQGHTHPDMMGLSESASCNGGGVMGSSFLGGLGLPPGVIVMAMGSAGGGISDAGSAFQMTSSQRALTDCQQHANSSPCPSSSSPSSSGVTAGGVALSSSTSSSSSGAVAKRKRKRCGVCGPCRRLINCGVCSSCRNRKTGHQICKFRKCEELKKKPGGGGGPLERPPSVPTGEAFRWFF, encoded by the exons ATGACCGCGCTTCAATCGACgaggagggagaaaaggagCAGAGTAACCCA AGCAAAACGTGTCGACCACACAGGACCAGCTGTGAGCGAGGGTGAGGTCATGTCAGGCATGACGAGCGGCGTGTGCGTGGAGAGCGACCTCTCCTCAATGCTCCAGAGAAGCTCCGCCCCCTCCCACCATCACCCGAATCACCATGGTTACGGTGGACAGGGACAG GTGTCCAGTTTGGCTCCGATGCTGGACTACACCACAGAGATGGACCGCTACCGTTCGTCCATCGCCAGCTTCTACAAAACCAATGTCAACATGAACATGAACGTCACAAACTTCCCTCAGTCTGCCAAGCTGGCGGCCCGTTTGGCGGCCGCCGCCCCCATTTTCCCCCCCGCTGCCAGGCTGGGCGCCATGGCGACGGCGCCCTGGGGTTGCCACGACAATATGAACATGAACGTGAACATGAACCACCCGGCGGCCATGTTCTGGGGCCGGCCCAAACCTGCCCCAAcgcatcatcatcaccaccaccctCACCATCACCCCTCGGCGACACCAGGGCACATGACCTCGTCACACCCCCACAGTACCAGCATGCACCAGGGCGGCGGGGGGTCCGGAGGGGGAGGAGGCGGCGGAGGGGGCGGTGAGGGGGGAGGAGCTGAAAAACACGGACATACTGCctcctcacttcctgtcacaCAGGGAACGGCACACCATCACCCCATGACACCTAACAACGGGAACTTCCTCCCTGGTTATGGCGGCGGGGCGGACTGTGGCGTCATGAACAAACAGGGACACACCCACCCGGACATGATGGGCCTATCAGAGAGTGCGAGCTGCAATGGTGGAGGGGTGATGGGTAGTAGCTTCCTGGGGGGGCTGGGATTACCCCCCGGGGTCATTGTAATGGCGATGGGCTCAGCGGGGGGTGGAATCTCAGACGCTGGCAGCGCCTTCCAGATGACCAGCAGCCAGCGGGCGCTAACGGACTGCCAGCAGCACGCCAACTCCTCCCCCTGCCCTTCGTCCTCCTCGCCATCATCGTCAGGTGTGACGGCCGGGGGCGTGGCCCTGTCATCGTCCACATCGTCTTCGTCATCTGGAGCCGTAgccaagaggaagaggaagcggTGCGGCGTGTGCGGGCCGTGCAGGCGGCTGATCAACTGCGGCGTCTGCTCGTCGTGCCGCAACAGGAAGACGGGTCACCAGATCTGCAAGTTCAGGAAGTGCGAAGAGCTGAAGAAGAAGccagggggaggaggggggccGCTGGAG CGGCCGCCCTCTGTCCCGACCGGCGAGGCATTTCGTTGGTTCTTCTAA
- the LOC125883800 gene encoding PRELI domain-containing protein 1, mitochondrial-like, translating to MGRYFHSEVDIKSPWHQVLAAFWQRYPNPYSAHVLTEDVLYREVTPNNHLLSRRLLTKTNRLPGWAERVFPAHMARAVYVLEDSIVDPQTHTLITKTWNLNHNTLMTVVERCLFEEDHSRPSWTKLRREAWILSAVYGLARPIQEFGLARFKSNQAKAMKGLEYALSNMQIAEAPPHLHGDQGESSEKHKPLPSQATPTSTQKPKQFV from the exons ATGGGGAGGTATTTCCACAGTGAGGTCGACATTAAGAGTCCGTGGCATCAGGTGCTGGCGGCATTCTGGCAGCGCTACCCGAACCCTTACAG TGCCCACGTCCTCACTGAGGACGTCCTGTACCGTGAGGTCACACCCAACAACCACCTGTTGTCACGGCGACTGCTGACCAAGACCAACCGGCTGCCGGGCTGGGCGGAGCGCGTCTTCCCTGCTCACATGGCCCGGGCCGTCTATGTCCTGGAGGACTCCATCGTCGACCCGCAGACGCACACGCTCATCACCAAGACCTGGAACCTGAACCACAACACGCTGATG ACGGTGGTGGAGCGCTGTTTGTTTGAGGAGGACCACAGTCGGCCATCTTGGACCAAACTGAGGAGGGAGGCCTGGATCCTGTCTGCTGTCTACGGCCTGGCCCGACCCATACAG GAGTTTGGACTCGCCAGGTTTAAAAGTAACCAAGCCAAAGCCATGAAGGGGCTGGAGTACGCTCTGTCCAACATGCAga TAGCTGAGGCCCCGCCTCATCTCCACGGCGACCAGGGAGAGTCGTCAGAGAAGCACAAGCCCCTCCCATCACAGGCCACTCCCACCTCTACCCAGAAGCCCAAGCAGTTTGTTTga